The genomic interval ATCATCAGGtgtggacattaaaggggctctatcagcaaaattatgctgctagagccccacaaatgcctattcaggcactgctaaagttatattaaactaccccccccccagttttaaaataaaaccctaaataaGAATATGTTAATCTCATCTATCGTGCACCACGGTGGGTGGCATTcatggtccgacgtcatcttcagccacgcctcctcttccagcgatgtcttcaggtcccgtcttcctccggcgctcgtgaactgccattgataaaaaaaatggtgcgggtgcatgcgcagtagcatgctgctactactactactgcgcatcacccgcgccattttttatcaatggcagttcacgagcgccggaggaagacgggacccgaagacatcgctggaagaggaggcgtggctgaagatgacgtcggaccctgaatacccgcccaccgtgcacgatagataagtttaatataactttagtggtgcctgaatagccttattaaaggctattcacgcatctgTGGGGTCTATCAGCATATTTTAATCGATTTATCTATTGTCTAAGACAGCTTTACATACAATGTTCAATGTTCcttattacaaaaaaaagtatAGTGAAAGCAAAAGAACAGATGAAACAGATCCGAAGTAATACATAAGGGCTGTACCTTGTGCTTAGGGACACATTGCAGCAGCACCTGCTCCGGATCCCGTTTCCTCTGCAAAGCAACAAAGTTGACTTGGTACATGCGCAGTTTGTTGTACACGTTCTTGGCTAGCTCACCGACATAGGACTTTGTGGTATACCATAGCCAGTACCTTAAAgagataaattaaagggattttcccatgaacatcaccacttttagatttgtagacaactaaaagaaagcatttttgcaaatataaagaattaaaaaatttACTGAATTTTAGGCAAGGGGCCTACATGATGTAAACACCACAGTTTGGCCTTGGCGCTTTACAGTCACTCCAAGGTATATGGGATCCCATCTTGTGAaaatacgatttccaaaactgttgcggttttggaaattgccacatgtcaattaaacctacggaaatgccggtgttACCCCTAtacgtataatggaagcagagggtccaaagaggaaacctctgcggactttctgtgcaaagtgctgcaggaaaaccctcaagggataggtcatccatatcagattggtgggggtctaaaatctggcacctccactgatcagctgttctcagcagcagcCATTAccagaactatacagtggatggacaTGGAAGGAGatggctctgtccactgtgtagtgtCTGTTTCTGATTACTACAAGGTCAATTGGAGCTGAGCTGATGTAACCTGGTACTGTCACTAAACATGGCATGGAGTGGTCAAGACATATTATACTAATATCTAACCTGGCTCGTAATAGGAACTCACCATGAAAAATGATCCACCTGGAAATTAGCATAAATATGAGAGATCTGCAGCACAACCTGGTtggttatgtcagtccaggtctGCGCCCGTGGATCACCATGCAAAAGGAACAGACGGGAACGATCCAAGGTGTCACCTTCAAAACAAATACACTGTCAATGGACCAACAAAGACCAAACATACACAACGAGCTTAATATCTGACCTGTCACTCCGGGTGGGAGAGGTAACTGAATCTTAACAGCACTCAAGAAGTTTTCTGCTGAACTTTGTGAAAGACATAAGAGTGGGCTAGTAGAGGACTCAGAGTCTCCGGTGATCTTCTGTAGCATTTTCTTGGAGACCGGCAAAACCTGACATGATAAATCAATGATATTAAAAAAAGGGATGAAAATTAGAACAGCATGAAATTACATCATCATGGTTGGCGGTAGTCATTTACCATTACAGATCACTTACCTGCATGCAGACAGTTCGAGTCTCTGCAGTTGCACCTGGAGGAAACTCAACCCGGATATTTTGGTCCACACTAGAGAACAGGAGCTCTCCCTCTTTGGGGACTTCGCAGCGATCCTCAACTAAACGTGAGACCACAAGGAACCAGGAGAAGTGAGCAGTCTTACAAGACGCCAGCATCTGGAAGGAGAAAGACCGAATCACACAGAGATAAACAGACTATACGTGTGGTTGGATGTCACCCTGTATAAGACATGAGCTTCTTCTTGATGGTCCCACCTCATGTGATGACTTCTCCTTTATTGTGGTGCTCAGATCCATCCATGTTGCACAAGAGTCACTAAAAGTCCTGATAACAACCTCACGCTTTGGTACAGGCTTCAGGCAGGCAAATGGGATATTGATTTCCACATCCTGTGATAAATGGTAGAAACAGTCAGTAGGTTGGtactgtgatgtacgggggattcagaagctctggtttctttcccaaaagcagtctttattgcagcagacaagcttaaaggtacagatagtgctgctcagcaggtcaaaacaaacaaatgaaaataaagacctatgcctctccggcggcttactaaacgagtaattccctcactaaccagggggtcagcctaccgctgacctcctaacaaacagggttcacaagtaaacaaggtgtacacatacccggccctttaacagcgtccgttttggcagagctttcccagactgatTGAGTGTGTGTTtcggtctctctcctctctctctcagcaaacagcacacctgtgctacttacagagctctgctggtcggttcccaagtctggagtggatttccctacaggactggcccgaaattttactccagtccgggacctacaagctaaacgcctgtgcatactgcaacagtcttggggaaaaaatagcggttctcccacactatacctatCTCCACTTCACAGTACATATACAACATGGACTCTTACTCTGCTTAGTGGATACACCAAATAATTGTATGATGCGGGTCTAAGCGCACTTTTAATAACATTGTACATATGTCGCTTGCAAACGTAACCATCACACAGAATaggtttccatagacttctatgtaacctgATCTATTTGCAGGCTGTAGCACATCTTCACTTAAGACAAATTTTTCAGTAAATGGAacagtttagcaggcaggagaggGACTTTTCCTCTGATATGTTAAAAAGTTTCCTATACTCATCTGAactatttatttaggggggaaaatGACACCATAAACTTCTGAATAGTGTGTGAATCAGTAGGTCAATCTGCCAATCCCATGACCAGCCTGGGGACTATTTGGTGGCTGAATAAAGTGACCGATGTGCCCAGTAAGTGAGTGCAATGGTCACTTTACAATAGTAAGAACAGTACTACATGGATAGGgcataatataattatataagcgGGGCTTTAAGCTTGCAAAAAATCCTGGTATATGTTCTCTTTTTGGAGCCTTGTTTGTTCTCTTTTATGCTGATTCTATGGGACAATTTCCCACCCCCTTGTTCGACAACAATGCATTTCCTTCCAAAGGGCAAAGTCCTGGCTAGGTTCTCCACAGAATCGAGTCAGGGTCCCCCAGCATCTGCGTAGTctgaccctactgtatatatgctCTTGAAGATATCCCATTATCAATTACACCTTACCTGAAGGAACTGTATGCCATGAGGCTGCAACTCCAACGTGCTACTTAGGAGCACATCATGGTGGCCAAGTCTCACATGCTGCTGGTCTGGGAACAGTATTTGGTAATATATTCTTGTGTCGCACGATACAGCTCCAGGAGGAAAACAAAGGTGAAATCCATGTGGGAGGAATACCCAGCATCCATCTGGTGTGACACAGAAGCTGAGGAAACACATTCGATACCATGAGAAAAAAATATTATTGCTCTCAGTTGGAAAAACAAACTCAATAGCTAACTTAGACCATTTGGGATGTTATCGGCCATCGTAAGGACAAAACAAGCAAAAATACAGATAAGGCTGGGTATATGTCTGCGCCAGGTGTTTATTTTTCTGGTCCgttggaggaccagaagaatgggaAAATGGACGGCAATAATAGTGGACATGAACGGAGCCTGAGGgatcccattaactataatgggaccCATTGGATGTTCATTCTTTTTAAGGATTGCAGCGCTTTTTCATctgaggtctggttcacatctgcgttcgatatttcattcggggagtccgcttggggacccccgaacagaataccgaatgcattgacaagtggtgagcaatgaaagcacatggatcccatagactataatggggtccatgtgttttccgcgtgctgcccgcacgagtcacacagagagaaaagtactacatgaactactttcctctccgcatgttccgtgcggacactgcttggaaaacacacggaccccattatagtctatagggtccgtgtgctttcaatgctcatcgcttgtcaatatgttcggtattccattagggGGCCCCCAAAATGAAatatcaaatgcagatgtgaagcgggccttactATTTATGACAGATCTGCGCCAGATGTGAACCCTTATgggaatacaaaaaaaatctttgGGTTACAGGTACCAGCTTGAAAGTAAAAAATCTTTTCCTGTTTGCAGTGATCTCAGAGGGATCTCTTATTCTGAATGCTGGAATagggctggccatacacatcagataaaaGTCACTAGCCcaactactagccctacctaactaactcagcccacccctccACCCCATacctacctgtcttcctgtccagatctccTGGGCACAGGAGATCACGTCCTTCTGTCCTTCTCCTCTTCACATCTACCGGCGCCTGCACAACACAGCATCCTTGAAGGAAGAGACGTTTCGTGCCCAGAAGCCCCagacatgaagacaggtaagtatgatggggtggtaaTATTGCTGACGTTCTGTTTCCGTTAAaagggaaacagaacatcaccggaAACAGACCCATAGGGACCACTGGTGACACCCTAAACAAGATtgatgttacttacctcttgtcTTCTGGTTTCACATAGAGTTCCTTTATATCTAAGCTTTCACTTTCATCTGTAGAATAGACAAGGGTAAGTAGTTATGTAACCATACACACAAATCATCAGGAGAATggcctgttcacacagtgcagttgtgTAGTTTACATATCCTTCTTATTTTTTAGCCTAAGTCAGGAGTAAATCGATAAAACAGAGGAGTCTTTGTTTTAGGTGACTGGATAGACTCTACATGGCttgttcccactgtgaagcatggaggcggaggtgtgatggtgtgggggtgctttgctggtgacactgttggggattaaTTTataattgaaggcatactgaaccagcatggctaccacagcatcttgcagcggcatgctattccatctggtttgcgtttagttggaccatcatttatttttcaacaggacaatgatattccatatgtgttacttcatagttttgatgccttcagtgtgaatctacaattgtcagtcatgaaaatacagaaaactctttgaatgagaaggtgcgtccaaacttttggtctgtactatatatacacacatatattttctatttgtgccattaataaaCTATTATACTTTTCATATGTTTctttcctaaagataggccattaatatcctAATAAATACCGCCTGTTACTTTAGTTGAATGTTGTTCTGTGTCCTATTTAGTAGGTTTACACCTTAAAACAGCATCAAACTACTCTGTGTGAACCATGTCCAACACTAATGTTTATAGTTAATAGACTACAGGGCAAATTTAAAATGTATTGTATGCCAACATGGCCCCAGCGGAGGATGTGTCTGATTAGAAGACATTCACCTCATCATAAAACAGATCCAACCTTGGCCAATCTACAGCTATATCCTCCTAcgagttaaagagaacctttcatgtcctcatcaatgtgtcgGCTTTCCAAGTATGTGCCccgatgctggagatatcggtgctgttaatttcggcactgatatctccccactgtcagaagggcgggcatTACAGtttagtgtcatcactgggctgggaggaacgcccctctgatagtactcctccatagacttgtactgtcggggggggcgttcctcatagacCAGGACTGAATTCAGCAGACTGTTGGCtatctagtggtatataacaccgcacatCGATGTAGACATGATAGTTCCTCTTTAATTCACATGATATGTTTTTGATGAACAgacgaaaaaatgcataaaaacctGAACAAGTTTGAGCTACACAATGTGTGCCGACCATGTGCCCTATTCTACCaccaatatgccataaatgtctctaATGGGACACcaacgttaaaggggtttccacacAATAACAAGTTATTCCCTATATATTAAATAGGAGATAGTCTGCTGATCAAACCCGCAAATATTTTAAAGGCCTATGTTTCGGGACAGTATTTTACCTTCAGAATGAGGTGACGGCTCTGGTTCACCTATGGGGTTCCCTTGGAGATATACACAAGAGCACTGTATAATTTCTATAGGGACTGCGCGTAACTTATTGTTCTGTAAGTCCAGACGAGAGAGGTGAGGCAGACTGGCCAGACCTGCTGGTACAGCCACAAGTAGATTGTTGTGAAGGTAAAGCTGCTGGAGGGACATCATATTACCTGTAAGAAAAAACAGATTTCCATATTATTTGGGATCGTGAAATGTGTGGTTGGCATTTAACTGGGTGTTCTCATATTGTACTGAATAGCAAAAAGGTCCTATGGCTGAATGTGCTTCCATCAGTCTCATGTTTGGTTTGGGGTCCGTCTatgtacttctgactagctgcttgtgttgtgCTGATAGGGTATAAGTCATGGAAAGCAAGCAGCTCTCCTGactgtgctcagatttctcttttctctGCCAAGGATCGTTTTAGGTGCATCATAATCTGGTTTTGCAGTCTATCCCTAGAAGTTGTATGTTACGTTCACTTGGACTCAGTTATAACTTTGCTATTTTATAGTTAATTCTGGTACAAATACATGTACAGAAacaagtagtagtaataatgaatAAAGTAGGGGATGGATTGCGCAAGATTCTACAAACATTTTAGGACAttgtaacttttaatgaaaacttAAGTACCCTTTAAGTAAAGGAGATGCTTCActctaagagtatgttcacacagagttttttacagAATGGATTGTGAGGCTGAACCTGCttcaaaaaacgcttcccataaatttcaatgggagtaagTAGCagttttttccctctagctgattttttctgctagagggaaaaaaaagcattatgactagagatgagcgaacagtaaaatgttcgagattcaattttcgtttcgagtagcctctcaatattcgactactcgaatcgaatatcgaaccctattatagtctatagggggaaaatgctcgtttcaggggtaggcaacgttcgatcaaattatacttaccaagtccacgagtgagggtcgggctggatcctccgagaagtcttctccgtgcaacgtccccgcggcgtcttccggctctgaattcactctgccaggcattgggcctgggcagagccgactgcgcatgcccgcactacaagcggacatgcgcagtcggctctgcccaggcccaatgcctggcagagtgaattcagagccagaagacaccgcggggacgctgcacggagaagacttctaaaggtaggagaagaaccagcgttgactggccgactgtatagcattcggccaatcaatgctggttctgcatcgaacttttccattcgaatagtgagtggtactcgatcgagtacgagtatttcgaataccgtagtatcgatcgaatacctactcgatcgagtactactcgctcatctctaattatgaccttGATTTAGGTGGATTCCgtattgaaaaacccattgaaatcaatgggaggctgaaaaaatgcaatgcgtttttttttgttgttgttgcagtttttgatgcgttttttgacATGTGTTCtgcaaaaactgcatcagaaGCAGCAAGCGTTTTTAAGGGACGTtttcaggtccatacagtgtgctggaccAGAAAAAGCGTCAGAAACCAGGATGAAAAACGCgtcaaaaactgcatcatgtaAAAGAAACGTGtcaaaagtttcctaattcctgaagcagaatttttcagcctgcaaaaaactacgTATGAACATACTCTTGGGGTATGTTCATACGGTGGGAAATGAAGAAAAATTCCTCTTCCTTTTATGCTGCCCGCTTTTTCGCCGCGGTCTAGCCACGGAGGGATGTCGCTAATGATtagacccagatgaatgggaTAATCAGCAGGGGGTCTCAAGCCGCAGAATttgcggcaagatcgagcaggatgcttctttcttctctgcctcccattgttcccATTCgaaatccgcccccaaatctgcggcaaattcctccgtgtgaacacagcctaaagtGTCTATACAGCAGTTACttgatccatttttatttttggaatcTGAAACAAAATCTGATAGAATTCTGGTGACACTTACACATGGTTTCCGGAAGATTGGCAAGCAGATTTCCAGACAGATCCAAATCAATACATTTCTGCAAGTTTCCGACCTCCTCTGGTAGAGACGTGAGCCTATTCTCAGACAAGTCCATTTTCTCCAGACTTTTCAGCTGCCCGATTCCTGTAGGGAGCTCTACCAGTTGGTTAGACATGAGTAAGAGGTCGGTCAAAGATTTCAAATCACCAATATCATCCGGAAGTGTCCTGAGTTGGTTGTACCCAAGATGGAGACTAGTAAGTAAAGTAAGGGCAGTGACACAAGATGGAAGCTCGGAGAAGTTGTTGAAGCTAAGATCCAGATGGCACAGCAAGGAAAGCCTACTGATATCTGGTGGTAGAGTTGTCAGTAAACCATTCTGACATCGTCCATGGTCATCCCGCAGATGTCCGCCTGAGAAGAATGATATAGTAGGTGAGAAGGGAACATTTATATCTCCATGTGGTACCCACTGCTTGCGCTAAAAGTTGTCATTGAAAGACAATGGTCTTCATATGTGACtacaaattaaaatttttatctgGAGACATCAAATTTAAAAGGGGTagaatggatttaaaaaaaaattaaaaatgacgtCCTACATCCCCACCACAATTCTTccaggtccctgctggtctctactcccTGGTCCAGTCTCGAAACCTAGGAATTACCATCTCAGCCAACCATTGGTTGAGACGGGGCACCAGCAGCGATAAGTGACGATTCTTTTGATATTGTTTTAGCTGAATCTCCCcctttctaaaaataaaaatgtacccTACCAAACAACCCCATGGATTTTCCATCACACTGAGCTTTCTTAAAAAATGGCGGCTGAAATGTGATGGCCGAGATCATGTGACCACCAGGCTGCAATGTGAGTTCTATAGAACTTTGCGAAAAAATCGGAACCGAATATTATAGTTGAGTTCATTGACCAAGGATGAAAAGTAAAAATCCTTTACTGGAACTTGGAAACCCCTTTACTGCCAAAAACAATGTTCCTCTGAAGACATCTTGCTAAATATTGCTTAAAATAAATTTCTGTGGTCTGACAATATCCGGGAACCCACCAGGGCCTGACCTGTACCCTTTTTTCCCGACAACCCTGCCTCTCTTTCAGAACTAGTCACCATGGCTCTCAACCACATTTGGGTCTCTCAAGAGACTTTCTGTGAGACATTATCCTTGTCTGACCTTCTGAAGATATTGATAGAGAACCTCACTATGAGAGGGGCACATAGCTACTACCAATTCAACTAAACTATCATTAAAGATGTATTAACAAGCCAGAAAATTGCTTCTGAGCATGTGAAACACAATCCCTGGGCGGAAGGTTGTGGAGAGAACTAGGGAATATTGGAGGTTATGTGTTATGTGACATCCCGTACATCTGGGAGGGGAAACATAACCAAATTATCCGGGTATAGGAAGTCACACAAGTAGGAGGTAAATATTAAGCCTCAGCATCTTTTTGGTAAAGAGTATATGGTCAATATATGTATGTTACCATACTCTTGATAGATTGTAGAGATGACTCAATAGGGGAGATTTatggaatcagaaatatatagaaagttttgcttctgttcaatctagtcctggctttggctcaaaaaaaataaatactacaaaatctgcaacaataaaagctgcgttaTCCTTAGGTCACACGctgcagaaatacagctttttctgttgcagattttgctgtggtttttctgagccaaagctaggaacggattgagcagaagggagaagtataagaacttcctatgtgtTTGCAATTCCTTTTGAAgacaatcttggctttggctcaaaataccgcag from Leptodactylus fuscus isolate aLepFus1 chromosome 7, aLepFus1.hap2, whole genome shotgun sequence carries:
- the PIDD1 gene encoding p53-induced death domain-containing protein 1 — protein: MEHLLDPRWEGTCTEGPTSPTPHIAGNRLILDVYPDGCERFLQVTENHTSDLVEVEFLRLSSNDAIIPSVVAHLPKFSHLRSLVLRGGHLRDDHGRCQNGLLTTLPPDISRLSLLCHLDLSFNNFSELPSCVTALTLLTSLHLGYNQLRTLPDDIGDLKSLTDLLLMSNQLVELPTGIGQLKSLEKMDLSENRLTSLPEEVGNLQKCIDLDLSGNLLANLPETMCNMMSLQQLYLHNNLLVAVPAGLASLPHLSRLDLQNNKLRAVPIEIIQCSCVYLQGNPIGEPEPSPHSEDESESLDIKELYVKPEDKSFCVTPDGCWVFLPHGFHLCFPPGAVSCDTRIYYQILFPDQQHVRLGHHDVLLSSTLELQPHGIQFLQDVEINIPFACLKPVPKREVVIRTFSDSCATWMDLSTTIKEKSSHEMLASCKTAHFSWFLVVSRLVEDRCEVPKEGELLFSSVDQNIRVEFPPGATAETRTVCMQVLPVSKKMLQKITGDSESSTSPLLCLSQSSAENFLSAVKIQLPLPPGVTGDTLDRSRLFLLHGDPRAQTWTDITNQVVLQISHIYANFQVDHFSWYWLWYTTKSYVGELAKNVYNKLRMYQVNFVALQRKRDPEQVLLQCVPKHKVESTVKRLQDRYKGPEPSDLVELVEGEQFFATFEQGLKLYSERPDCVDGRICFVFYSRMKNMKEVYVTSSADRMEKDVKGQVSFYRGSVPEGLPDEVTKLRKGSRSDWMATLPIKLPKTKGPDGEQDRQRNDHSLPPLNIGNPEMGYLTETNLLSIANQIGSDWMTIGINLGLSYQELERINFKNGKDLHQLILDMIFLWARTNSEQPDCVQKLVQAMRNSKRNDIADEIEDVITLGKKKYTQSIRRVGLDQGNSSEDSAIAMSQS